In Rutidosis leptorrhynchoides isolate AG116_Rl617_1_P2 chromosome 6, CSIRO_AGI_Rlap_v1, whole genome shotgun sequence, the DNA window actagaattgaataatccctaaaggctttaaaaagtacataacttttacgcagtatttctttaataacattgaaattatgaatcaatacttcgttatttgttgatgtatgatgttcggttcgtggaattcttgtgaatttcgcaaagtacgaatgatgttatctgaaaagtttcgggtacatcgatgatgaaagtgtaaaatcaaatatatacttgatttattatgaattggaatttgtttaattgcgacagagattgtagttaacactggttaagttgcgaccgaaggacgtacattattgcatatttgtaatatgaattaaccgagtagttaagattcacacacaatagcttagcacagaaagatttatttcaaaatatatatatatatatataatatatataatatacatataatttcttcagagggaatgagttaattcttcataactcgttgatacaatatacacgttattgattcgtaatgatgtccatagtgattcttgaactgacggagtttgtgatgttatcggtgttattgattcggatgttgactgtactgacgatgctggtaacgctgacggtactgttgatgctgttggttaagcaagtttagcttgttaatcacacactatttttgtcagggtttctactcttccttctatcattttggttcgcttaactgatttatggttagggcaagattagataatctctaagactttagagattacataatcgccgcggaatgtttctccaatgaagttatgaattaatacttcgtcagttattgttgttggtactccttggtatctatggtgcgtatgacgttgatgctcgtgggacagattgtgaagttgaggtttacgatgcggttgtggttggaggtggtaatggtactgttggcgttgatgatggtggtactggttatgctgctgatgctgctgctggtgtttgtaatctctgcaccatattctccaaagccactacccgagcgcgaagctcgttgacttcttctattacaccggggtgattgtcggttcggacgagcggataaataaaatctaaaatttgatgtaatatataatcgtgacgagatactctggaaatgagcgagaaaatgttgtttcggacaggttcgccggtaagtgcttcaggttcttcgtcaagagggcaatgtggtggatggaagggatcaccttcttcttgtctccaatgattgaggaggctacgaacccatccccaattcatccagaataggtgatgactgattggttgatctattccggtcacattgctttcagagcttgaatgggattccatttcggaatccgagtgatttgaactgatgacgaattccatttcgtacgattggataaaggattttttttttcgatatgaaatgattttggctaacggatggtattctaattacatagaatatatatatatatatatatatatatatatatatatatatatatatatatatatatatatatatatatatatatagatcaaaagatttcatagattacggaggactttgcgagatatgtcaggcaaagtttaaagtaatagatacgataagatatgatttagcagatatgctaagatatgaatttttgtctatacactattcatgtaatcaatgcagcaagacgtgtcttacactaaaaatgataagcaggtaatttcctgaaatgataagtagttaattttcgacacaaaatgataagcaaaacttttgacatgcagacacggtcgaagtccagactcactaatgcatcctatcgacttattagttagacacactaatgcagacctggttcgctaagaccgccgctctgataccaactgaaatgacccgttcatatacattataaacgattcacaataattgattacattgcgaggtatttgacctctatatgatacattttacaaacattgcattcgtttttaaaagacaaaatttctttacatcgaaaattgacaggcatgcataccatttcataatatccactatccaactataaattgatttaataataatctttgatgaactcaatgactcgaatgcaacgttcttcgaaatatgctatgaaagactccaagtaatatctttaaaatgagcaaatgcacagcggaagatttctttaacacctgagaataaacatgctttaaagtgtcaaccaaaaggttggtgagttcattagtttatcataatcattcatttccattattttaatagaccacaagaatttcatttccagttctcataaatatacgtcccatgcatagagacaaaaataatcattcatatggtgaacacctggtaaccgacattaactagatacatataagaatatcccctatcattccgggatcctccttcggacatgatataaatttcgaagtactaaagcatccggtactttggatggggtttgttaggcccaatagatctatctttaggattcgcgtcaatttgggggtctgttcccaaattcttaggctaccaagataaaaaggggcatattcggcttcgatcattcaaccatataatgtagtttcgattacttgtgtctatttcgtaaaacatttataaaagcgcatgtattctcagtcccaaaaatatatattgcaaaagcatttaaaaagggagcaaatgaaactcacatactgtatttcgtagtaaaaatacatataacgtcattgaacaagtgcaaggttggcctcggattcacgaacctaaattaattatatataattatgtgttggtcaatatttgtctaacaaattaggccaagtcatagtgtaccacaatcctaatgctcgagactaatatgaaaaagtcaacaaaagtaaatttgactcaaaataatttccaaaaatctatacatgattaatatatagtttaaatatcgtcgttttatatttttaaatatttttaaaagatttattagagtaaataatataatttatttattaataaataaaattttatattaaatttatataatataatatacttttatatatattaagtaataaactttatagggttcattcaatatcataaagataatatgataggtattattaaagtaagttattacacgtagtaaaatatgtttgtatcacatatttatttgataaaataatatctataatgatagtaagtaaaagttgtattattttgtaataataattattattataaaaatatcaatatttataattactgagATGACAttgtgataaaatgataattctaattatgataactttaatatttacgataatttttaatattatctttaaaataataattctatttaaaataataataataatgatattttaaagtaacaatgacatttctattaaaatgataatttttgttaaaatgatagttttaatactaacgatatttttaataataatagtaatgataaaaataataagaacgataattttatctaaatcaatatcttataatattttaatttcatcatgatactcttactcattatttcctaatcatttcgtttaatagcttttaatcgtcttttatatcgtattcataataatgataataatagtaatcaaaataattaggtgttacaaatatttgttttaattacactaatattaataatgatagttactataacattattaacgataatactaataattatcttaatgataatatagtaataataataataacaataacaataaccatttttaaataatgatatatatattaataatgataataataataataataatactaataataataataataataattggataataataataatactaattataactttaacgataataacgatagtaataataaaaaaaataacaatttttaatgataaatccattttattgataaagataataataatgataatgataagataaaactagaacgacgataaaaacgacgataataataatcatttttaataaaaatatagaaaattcaattgattataacttctaatccgttcatcgaaaccattcgatatctaaaggaaaagtccttaatttttcgctagctttccaaggacatgcatatcttataccttatctcaaccgcaagtgtaactaattcaagattcaacctaacctgtctaagggcaatatcaaaagtacaagcatgcataatcctaaatactcgagcactagtcagggatacactattagtatgtaaaagttaaattatgagtactcacgtgtcaatattgagattcaatattgcaggaaaggtacgtagacgcaacggaaatgataaacactatattgacctcacgagcatacccatgaaccatactcaatcacctccatagctataacccataatttccttaatcctatcctactcgaaaaacaatttcgaaatcactcggacagcactccgtcgtaatattttatgtatactaataatatcttgaaataatacggagtaaatatatatatgtaaatcgattgagagagtttagagaaaaatattttcaagtttatatgaaataatgaaacctattgaattctatttataatagatttttgaattattaaagtgaattattaaagtatgaattattaaagtgaattattaaagtatgaattattaaagtgaattattaaagtatgaattattaaagtgaattattaaggtatgaattattaaagtaaattattaaagtatgaattattaaagtgaattattaaagttaaagtaaagtaaaaataaagtaaaggtaaagtttaagtatagtaaaagtataaaactatatacgtataatacgcgtataaatatatataatattaatttaaatcgttatatatatttaataaaataaaatataaatatcgttatctttatcatactagttaagtaatgagttgtcaaaagtggttctagatatttataaaagttatatatattttaataataaagttctttttaaactgaaaacgtttttgtacgtttgaaactaaatagatcaatcgagtctttatgagattcaatcttccactatcctttgtctagttcttaatgattgacaatttgttcttatttataaatcactttaccattttctgaatattgttaaaatggaaagatttctcaaatcaacgcgggcctttcaacagagacttgtaatcataattcaatatatctgataattcaatcatttgatcttatcttctaatttcattgataaatattttgaaacagatacaatcatataaagtatttaatctaatattttgtttacgtttcaagttataatatatatacacatatacatatataatcatattcgtttaatggttcgtgaatcgttggaacttggtcgaggttgaatgaatgtatgaacatagtttaaaattcttgaaatttaacttaacaaatattgcttatcgtgtcggaaacatataaagattaaagtttaaatttggttggaaattttcgggttgtcacaaaacTGAACTGACGCACCTCGCAAataaaatgcaagaaacaaaacCTAAACCATCTAAAATTAAATCGCGTCAACCACACAAAGAGGATGAAAGCAAGACTACCAAACTCACCTAACGCTTATGCAATGTCAAACTAAACAACAAAGTAGACAAGCCAAAGCCATTATAAACCAACCAAACAAAAATCATGACAAAAAACTCAAAACACTCTAGCTTTAGATCTCTTCTTAATTTTTGACCCGAGTTTTAAAAGTTCTCTCAACTTACTCAAACCACATTAATAGCACGATTAGACTAAACATAAAAGAAGATAGCGTCGAAGAATTCGTTTAGTCTACGGGATAGCACTGATGATGATGAAGTGGGGAATGCGATTCAAAATTCTTTCAAAGATGCTCAAGAAAACGGGTTGTGTAATTGGTCTTACGTGAGTTCGGGTAAGAGATGCTCGTTAGAAGGGGTTTTTTTATGAGTATAAAAAAGGTGGTTTGCATCCCCTTTCGTTGGGTTACTACCACTGGTGACGGGACCGCAGTGGATGCGTTTCTTTTTGTTCAAGGCTAGTGCGGGCAATGTCGGCGATGGGGTCCTTTTGTCACGTTCGAAAAATTGTGGTAATGATAACGTTGTCGGTTAGTGAGGTTCTGTTTAGTTGGTTAATAGATATCTTCGTCGTTATTTTGTTTGTATCTTCATTTATTTCTTTATCTTGTGTTTGTTCGGTAGTTTCATGGCGAGACTATGGATAGTTAGCTTTAGTTCGTGTTACGTCGTTAGGCTTAGTTTTATGCTTCCAAACTCAGTTTATGTTCGCTTCTTgtattttaatttacttttgtctcATTCCAAGATAAAGTTTTTCATATGAAGTTTTTCTTCTTTggacaaaaaaatatataaaaaaaagttgtGGAGGTTTCGAAACAAGAAATGTCTTTTACTTTAAATTGAGTTTGGAAAGTGGATAGTTATTTTTTTCATCTTCATCTTGGTTCAATAGCACAAACGCGTCACCATCAGTGGATAGTTATTTTTTattctatctttttttttttaaatagacgTCAATTAAATAACGGATAATCGAATGAGTATAATTTTGATGTTGGTTTTATTTCGAGCAAATAACAGGTGATGCAATCAAGAATCTATACATCAAGCTTCACATTACTGTAATCATCATCATCTCTCACAAATGAACACAATAATCCATCTCCTAAAATCCTGCGCATCCGCCGCCCACATCCTTCAAATCCAAACTCAACTCATAATCAACCACCACCACATTTACCTCAACTCCACCGTCGCTCACCACTTCATCACCGCCTGCCGATCACTCTCCCTCATAAACTCAGCTCACCTCCTCTACACTCGTCACCTTCACTTCAAACCCCACGTTTTCATATGCAACACCCTCCTTAAATCCTTACCTCCTCATACATCCATCTCTTTTTACTCCCACATGTTCCGTGCATCCATTGTTCCCAATAATTACACCTTCCCTATTGTTCTCAAATCGCTATCAAACCTCAAAGATTTCAATTGTGGCCAAGCGGTTCATACTAATGTCATGAAATTGGGTCATGTGagtgatatatatattaacaattcgCTGTTAAATGTGTATGCTTCCTGTGGGGAAATGGGGTTATGCCGCcaagtgttcgatgaaatgtctcAGAGAGATGTTGTGTCGTGGACGGTTATGATCACCGGGTATAAACAATGCGGAAGGTTTAGTGATGCCTTATTGATGTTTGAACAAATGCAGTATGCGGGTGTGGCACCGAATCATGTGACAATGGTTAATGCTTTATCGACATGTGCAAGTTGTGGTGATGTTAATATGGGTGTTTGGATACACGAGTTTATAAAAAGGGAAACTTGGAAGCTTGATGTGATATTGGGTACTGCGTTAGTTGACATGTATGGTAAATGCGGTAGGGTTGATGACGCTTTGAAAGTTTTCGTTAATTTGGAAGATAAGAATGTATACACATGGAATTCGTTAATTAAGGGTTTATTAACtgcaaataatattgataatgtgtTGTGGTGGTTTGCGAAAATGGAGCAAGAAAAAGATATTAAGCCTGATGAAGTGACTTTAGTTGTGGTGTTATCTGCTTGTGCTTATTCTGGATTAGTAGAAATTGGTAGGGAGATATTTAGTTCATTAGCCAATGGGAAATACGGTTTTTTACCAAATGCAAAACATTATGCTTGTTTTGTTGATCTTTTAGCACGTTCGGGGAGGTTAAAAGAGGCTATGGAAGTAATAAAGGGAATGCCTTTTGAGCCTAGTAAAGGTGTTTGGGGAGCTCTTCTTGCTGGTTGTAGAGCTCATGGAGATTTAGAAATGTGTGAATTTGCTGCTTGGAATGTTATAAAACTATCGCCAAACGATCGTGCTTGTTATGACATATTGTGTAGTTTGTATACTGATATGGGTAAGTGGAGAGAACTGGAAAAGGTTCGGGTGTTAATGAACGTTAGGGGGATAAAGAATGATTTGGAAGTTGCTAAGATGGAACCTAAATACATGTTGAGCTATTAGTATTAGAGATACACTTTCTTTGGTTATTTCTTAATTAACACCAATATATAATGGAGGGTACAATTTAATCTTACTTGTATTGTCATATGTCTGTATAccatatatctatacatattttaAGAAAACATGCTATAGATATAGCAAACGATAGATAAAcatattttaagagagaaatggtcCTTCATACAAAAATTCAGAAGTCAAGTTAATGCTTAAAGGTGAACGATCGCTGGTTGATTATGGGTCCGTAACTACAAGATCAAAACTCAAAAGTTCACCGTTCTGTCATGTGCTTATGATATTTATCACTATATCACAATTCATAAATATGTTATCTAGTTTTTAACATTATGATTTGGATGATTAATATCCTACCTGTAGCAAAACTTTGATTATCTTAATtattatacctatatactaaaagTGACCAAGATATCTGTAGTTTCAATTGTTTTGTAttgattatattatatattatattatattatctatCTATTcattattataaagcgcgtgcCAATAATCCTACGTGTCGACTTCTCAATTAATCTGAGTTAAATTTGCACACGTGTCATTTtcataattaaactaatttaaataagtattaatatttctatatttaaatgtattatgaattctTAAAAATATTAACGTAATCCCTAACTTCACAAGGAAatataatatatacttaatatataaggaaatatatatttagttataggaCTGTTCTATAGAGTATATATCTTATTAATCTATTTAAACTTTAAATTACGTTTTACATTTAAAAAActgatacaatacaatacatcttaCCTAAGTCTTaactagatatagatatagataacataacattaaaatataaaatatatttattttaagatATAATTATATTCAATTACTTTAATGTAATACAGTATTATtttcaaattaaaaaaaaatatccaatgaCATGGCATCATAAATAATTAAGAAGTTCCAAGGTTGACACGTGGAAAACAACTTACGCGTCGAAAGATAACACAAAATTATACATTTGttagtaattatattatatttaatataatataattttatattttaacaATTTAAGTTAATTTCATAGCGAAAGATAACACAGATAAAGTTACATGCATCACATTTACTCatcttataattaatatattaaaagcaACTTTATTTTAACTATTGTGTAACGACGGGCTCATACACTAGAGATCATTTTATTGTAAAATAATTGAAATTTTTTTCATTATAATTGTATTCTACACCTATTCAGTATCAATGTTGACGTTATCGCAAACTAATTTATAAAATTATCGTACAACGCACGAACTCATAACATGGATAGAAGCATAATAAATATAAGGGTTATCGAATACTAAATTATACAACGTCTGTGCAACGCacaggctcataaaactagtattatattacatattatattattattattatatattatattattattattatatatatatactaaaagtcACCAAGATTTTTGTAGTTTCAATTGTTTTGTATTGTAATTttaagtttgcgttcacactgcCTTCGGTCCCTCACCTTTGACTCAATTTACACAACAACCTCTCAAGTTTACATTTTCTTAAggataaaaagtgtaaatatacaattttattaaaataaaagaaaatgattccacccgaatttttagcgTGCCATATCTTcttgctcggtgcgagttaaatttttccgagctcaccgttcaactcaaaataatCTTACGAACACAATGGgattaactatacgcgaaacggacacttcaaaAAAAAATGCTCAATACCTCGgaccatatttaatacatatacacacctataatacACTCCGTTAACTACGAATACGCAACCCAAAGGCCACCGGCATCGAGCGGGCTCCTTTTTCTAGTTTTTTTAATTTAGAAGGATCTTACCTATGTTTACTATGCTGTTTTTATTTCAGTTACAGCCTTTCTGGATTTACTGTCAAATAAGTCAACTTCTTAGGATGACCAGTTGAATGTCATGTCTAGCTAGTGGCTGATGCTCATGCTTACATATTGATTTTCCATTATATTCTTAATCTAATGCTTATTGAATTATTCTTGGTTGTGCTTACGTAACAATTTTTCTATGTAAAGAGTTTAGTGCTGTTTTTAGTTCAGTTTCAAGATTTACTGTCTAAGATAGAGGGGCAAATTAATGTATGGCAGGTGGAAGAGGATAGTCGTAGTGGAATAGTAGCCGATGTGGGACTAAAAGAGCTAAATTGAATTGCGTTGCAATTGAGTCTTGCTTGGATAGAAAGCCTAAGTTGCCATgtttatttttgttatttatttgttAAGCAGTATTAGTTTTAAATAACTAattatttagtaattataattaggTTAGGACTCTAGATTCTAAGTCTGTGGATGTTTATCTATTCTCTATATATACTCATACGTACGTGTATATCTAGCTATCTATTCATCTTTTAATTATTAAGCTATATTTTCATACTCTTGATTGTTTACGTAAAGGTTCTTTACGTGAGTTTTTTTATGGGTTAAATCACGTTTGTGTTTAATCTTTTGTTGCGAAGAGCATTTGTCTTCCAACGGATCCTGATCtttatcaattggtatcagagcaatcgATCCACCCTATCATCATTCGATTCGTTGGGTCTCGCCCTCGAGTTCCAACTCAAATAAAAAAATATACCCGGATCAAAGATAAACCAATCAATGACAAATCGGTGAACAGTGCAACTCAAATAAAATGATATGCCCGGATCAAATACAATCCATTCAAGGACAAATTCATCGTTATCATTCCAAATTAATTTGCGACGACCTCTTGCAAAATTCTTATGCTCTAAAACCCTTTGACCCTTCTCCCCTTCTTGAAAAGAACTCGACCTCGAGTTCTCAATGCTAAACACGAGCAAATCTTCTTTATTAATCCTCTTGCTTGCATCCAAAAAGTTATTCAACTCCAGGTGCTACAAAAACAGACAAGGTTGACAAGGGTGCAAATAAAAGACCAATAACAAATACATACAGTAAGCCAACAGGAGATAAGTGTTATCGATGTAATCAAACCGGGCACAAATCTAATACTTATCCACAACGGAAAACGGTTAGTTTCACCCAACATAATGAAGAATACGAGTTTGAAGACGACGAGGAAGAGTATGAAGGCGTGTGTGAACCCGATGGGTATGACAACTACACATCAACTCTCTTGGTCCGTAAAGTTTTATTTTCACCAAAAGTATTGGAAACACGACGAAACCTCCTATTTCGTACCCGATGTACAATCTATAATCAAGTCTTTGATTTGGTCATAGATAGTGGAAGTTGTGAAAACATTATCTCTCGTGACTTGGTAAAGAAACTGAAGTTACCATTAGAAGCACATCCCGAGCCCTACAACATCGTATGGATCAATGACGGACCGGGGATAAAAGTTACCGAACGGTGTACCGTTCCATTATCTATAGGGAAGTTTTATAAGAACGAGGTCAAGTGTGATGTGGTCGACATGAACGCGTGTCATTTGCTATTTGGTAGGCCTTGGCAATACGATTTGAATGCTATCCATGAGGGGCGGACGAATGTCTACCGTTTTGTAAAAGATGGTCAGAAAATAATCTTGCTACCACTTGGATTTAAGGTGAGTAATGAGCCAAAGAAGGCTGAAAACTTACTTACACTATCGCAGTCAGGGAATGAATTCATGGGGGACTTGAAGAGTTCAAAAGAGATGCACTTGATATTAAAAAAAGTTATTGGTGGCAGAAGAAGTAATTCCAGCAGATGTGTCGTTATACCCGGATAACTCGGGGTCGAGTTTTTTTTCCGGTAGGGGAGACTGATGTGGAACCTGGATGACTACAAGGAAGAGTCCTATTAGGATTATACTTCTAGTCCCAATCtaattagttattttaattaatttatatttgcTTTCTTTTAGTAATTTGAATCCTATCCTAATACCTTTTGTTTAGTTATATATAGGGCTGTAAACCATCAGATGGTATCATTCGTTGGAAATCAAATAAATAATTGTTCTTGAGTTTTGCAAACAGGAGCATTCGCTTGCAGTTTGTAATCTTTTTCACGATTGTGTAAACGTTTGTTTCATAATCTCAATCTCGTCCTTATTAGTAGCCCACCAAATGTGGTGTCGGAATCACGTCAAAAAGAAAATTGGAAAACGAAGAAAAGGTTGAAAAGTAGATACTAATTTTTAGATGTTTTGAACATTTACACTTAAAATGGATACAAAAGATACAGGTCAAAGGGTAATCGACCTCTGACGTCCATACTCCATAGTGACGAATTACATGGCCAACATGAAAAGGTAAA includes these proteins:
- the LOC139852276 gene encoding pentatricopeptide repeat-containing protein At1g77170, mitochondrial-like, which encodes MNTIIHLLKSCASAAHILQIQTQLIINHHHIYLNSTVAHHFITACRSLSLINSAHLLYTRHLHFKPHVFICNTLLKSLPPHTSISFYSHMFRASIVPNNYTFPIVLKSLSNLKDFNCGQAVHTNVMKLGHVSDIYINNSLLNVYASCGEMGLCRQVFDEMSQRDVVSWTVMITGYKQCGRFSDALLMFEQMQYAGVAPNHVTMVNALSTCASCGDVNMGVWIHEFIKRETWKLDVILGTALVDMYGKCGRVDDALKVFVNLEDKNVYTWNSLIKGLLTANNIDNVLWWFAKMEQEKDIKPDEVTLVVVLSACAYSGLVEIGREIFSSLANGKYGFLPNAKHYACFVDLLARSGRLKEAMEVIKGMPFEPSKGVWGALLAGCRAHGDLEMCEFAAWNVIKLSPNDRACYDILCSLYTDMGKWRELEKVRVLMNVRGIKNDLEVAKMEPKYMLSY